Proteins found in one Leptospira ellinghausenii genomic segment:
- the scpB gene encoding SMC-Scp complex subunit ScpB, which produces MEERNYTKGLLEALLFLSSDPIKLSALAKSCGIEKTEARELLDELILDYQEREGGFLLREIAGGYQFITNQKYSEILSHIFKDKKRETLSRGTLDTLAIIAYKQPITLTELDEIRGVSSRAMVASLMSKKLVKAVGQKEVPGRPTLYGTTNEFLLHFGLSKLTDLPTPVEVKELKFEDFTPESIIVTDETEMNPDFDLDSLPEELKEENLNE; this is translated from the coding sequence TTGGAAGAAAGAAACTATACAAAGGGCCTTCTTGAGGCACTTCTCTTTTTATCTTCAGATCCAATCAAATTATCTGCACTGGCTAAGTCTTGTGGAATTGAAAAAACAGAAGCAAGAGAACTTTTAGATGAATTGATACTTGATTACCAAGAAAGAGAAGGTGGTTTTTTACTCAGAGAAATCGCTGGAGGGTACCAATTCATTACAAACCAAAAGTACAGTGAAATTCTATCTCATATTTTTAAAGATAAAAAAAGAGAAACTCTTTCCCGGGGAACACTCGACACTCTTGCAATCATAGCCTACAAACAACCAATCACCTTGACTGAGTTAGATGAGATTCGTGGAGTATCCTCAAGGGCCATGGTGGCAAGCCTAATGTCCAAAAAATTGGTCAAAGCTGTCGGACAAAAAGAAGTTCCAGGTAGACCCACTTTATACGGAACCACAAACGAATTTTTATTACATTTTGGTTTAAGTAAATTGACAGACCTACCAACTCCAGTGGAAGTCAAAGAACTCAAATTCGAAGATTTTACTCCTGAGTCTATTATTGTAACCGATGAAACTGAAATGAATCCTGATTTTGATTTGGATTCATTACCAGAAGAATTAAAAGAAGAGAATCTAAATGAGTAA
- a CDS encoding segregation and condensation protein A: MSQTPEFIVRWQNQDGGLTEGPLTVLWSLIDSYKVDIFEVSLSRITSDFIQFLRTSQSLSIELTSEFAVMASHLVYLKSKALLPDPGFEEEDYDPPLPKELVDKLLEHKKFQMAGQRLAELDRLTAGMFTRETNQVLDETENWLDVSLVDLISAFNSILEQESSNEAEEQIPIYEGVSQYSVEDKMAYLQNLLEKTGEIHFMDLFENDKPEKKEIVAAFLAVLEVVKIRVCKVIQHAVFGEIKIVKV; the protein is encoded by the coding sequence GTGTCCCAAACCCCGGAGTTTATCGTCCGGTGGCAAAACCAGGACGGTGGGTTGACTGAAGGACCTTTGACGGTTTTATGGTCTCTGATTGATAGTTATAAGGTGGATATCTTTGAAGTCTCCCTTTCGCGTATCACATCTGATTTCATTCAATTTTTGAGAACGAGTCAATCCTTGTCCATCGAGCTCACTTCCGAGTTTGCTGTGATGGCTTCACATTTGGTATACCTGAAATCCAAGGCTCTACTTCCAGACCCTGGGTTTGAAGAAGAAGACTATGACCCACCCCTTCCCAAGGAACTTGTGGACAAACTTTTGGAACACAAAAAATTCCAAATGGCGGGACAACGATTAGCAGAACTGGACAGATTGACCGCAGGTATGTTCACACGGGAAACAAACCAAGTTTTGGATGAAACTGAAAATTGGTTAGATGTGAGTCTTGTTGATCTCATTTCTGCCTTCAATTCGATATTGGAACAAGAAAGTTCCAATGAAGCCGAAGAGCAGATACCGATTTATGAAGGGGTATCCCAATATTCGGTCGAAGACAAAATGGCATACCTGCAAAATCTCCTAGAAAAAACTGGCGAAATTCACTTCATGGATTTGTTTGAAAATGACAAACCAGAAAAAAAAGAAATCGTCGCAGCCTTCCTTGCTGTATTAGAAGTTGTTAAAATCCGAGTTTGCAAAGTGATCCAACATGCAGTTTTCGGAGAAATCAAAATAGTCAAGGTTTAG
- a CDS encoding response regulator, with translation MARILVVDDAKFMRTLVKDALVGAGHEIVGEAENGNIAVEQYKNLKPDLVTMDITMREKDGIEATKEIIKFDASAKIIMVTALGQEDLLAKAIKMGVKDFVVKPFPPERLQQAAAKALGL, from the coding sequence ATGGCAAGAATTTTGGTTGTAGATGATGCAAAATTCATGAGAACGCTCGTTAAAGATGCGTTAGTTGGAGCAGGTCACGAAATCGTTGGTGAAGCAGAAAATGGTAACATTGCGGTTGAGCAGTACAAAAATCTCAAACCAGACTTAGTCACCATGGACATTACCATGCGGGAAAAAGATGGGATTGAAGCAACAAAAGAGATTATCAAATTTGATGCTTCTGCAAAAATCATCATGGTTACGGCACTTGGACAAGAAGACCTTTTAGCAAAGGCAATCAAAATGGGTGTAAAGGATTTTGTTGTGAAACCTTTCCCACCTGAAAGATTGCAACAAGCTGCCGCAAAAGCATTAGGTTTATAA
- a CDS encoding protein-glutamate methylesterase/protein-glutamine glutaminase — MNKKPTVVIIDDSLLVRNILSDALTKKEEVSVIATGKTGMDCIDLAEKLKPDFIVLDIEMPIMDGLTALAEIKKKKLPSHVIMLSVLTQHGADATFKALELGAVDFIPKPSSGNQFSPEDIAAVLSLKIKGFSDSKLVSPEFISRPERTERQLNKSFQKPIQVDAIGIGTSTGGPKALQTVFAGIPADFAKPIFVVQHMPAGFTKAFADRLNSLSKIHVKEAEQGDLVQAGTAYIAPGDYQMKVVSKGKDRFIELTHSEQVNGHRPSIEVLFDSLVETYGGDHLLSMIMTGMGKDGSHAISNIHAKGGITLAQNEATSVVYGMNRVAVELGGIDFVLPVDELVPKMIELLKSRGN, encoded by the coding sequence ATGAACAAAAAACCGACCGTTGTGATCATTGATGACTCACTTCTTGTGAGAAATATTTTAAGTGATGCACTCACTAAAAAAGAGGAAGTTTCTGTAATTGCCACTGGCAAAACAGGGATGGACTGTATTGATCTTGCTGAAAAGTTAAAACCAGATTTTATCGTTTTGGACATCGAGATGCCCATCATGGATGGATTAACTGCTCTCGCTGAAATCAAAAAGAAAAAACTTCCGAGCCATGTGATCATGTTGTCGGTTCTTACACAACATGGTGCCGATGCTACCTTTAAGGCATTGGAACTTGGAGCAGTTGATTTTATCCCAAAACCCTCGAGTGGAAATCAGTTTTCGCCAGAAGACATAGCAGCAGTTTTATCTCTCAAAATCAAAGGGTTTTCGGATTCCAAACTTGTCAGTCCGGAATTCATTTCCCGTCCTGAACGGACCGAACGGCAATTAAATAAAAGTTTTCAAAAACCGATCCAAGTAGATGCTATCGGAATTGGAACCTCCACGGGGGGACCAAAAGCATTACAAACCGTTTTTGCAGGGATTCCAGCTGATTTTGCAAAGCCCATTTTTGTTGTGCAACATATGCCAGCAGGATTTACGAAAGCTTTTGCAGACAGGTTAAATTCTTTGTCTAAAATACATGTGAAAGAAGCAGAACAGGGTGATTTGGTGCAAGCAGGAACCGCTTACATTGCCCCTGGTGACTACCAAATGAAGGTAGTTTCAAAAGGAAAAGATCGTTTCATAGAGCTTACCCATTCAGAACAAGTGAATGGACATAGGCCTTCCATTGAAGTATTGTTTGATAGTTTAGTGGAAACGTATGGAGGCGATCATTTGTTATCCATGATCATGACAGGTATGGGTAAAGATGGTTCACATGCCATTTCCAACATACACGCGAAAGGTGGTATTACTTTGGCGCAGAATGAAGCAACTTCTGTTGTGTATGGAATGAACCGTGTGGCTGTAGAACTTGGGGGAATTGATTTTGTTCTCCCAGTGGATGAATTAGTACCAAAAATGATTGAATTATTAAAGTCGAGAGGGAATTAA
- a CDS encoding chemotaxis protein CheW: MAGILGEYTEVFLEESEDQIEELNSNLVKLEKDHENPEIINDIFRAAHSLKSSSAFVGLYNLSDLAHTMENLLQKIREGSLEINVKLVNLLFECFDLIKQVIEGVANGIKVETPFTDMIQKLQDYEVSVSVSGGGSTSKSAVATSGTKQGQVGNQTSIGNLTEDEISEIRTALKEEDGQSAFTVDLRLKNETPMQNLRLLLILQSVKQSGVIVRCNPSEEALDNGQGSFALSFITVTKYSKDELYTQCNIDMVDTLTVMELQIPQTEMEALEKRVDVTPTVNNPVSSISNDTEERVVVKGSANFEKAVTDSKVVMRTIKVSSDKLDQLMNNVGELVITNSGFQKIYDDLVSQFGEDSLFNELKGKIDQINRISKDLQTGIMNIRMVPIGSVFNRFTRLIRDLSLETGKQVNLVLRGENTELDKKVIDAIGEPLIHLIRNSVDHGIESPEERKLASKSEEGTVELNAYQGGSNILVEIRDDGKGLNKNKILKKAIERGLVTEADSQNLSESDIFQFIFAPGFSTADKISDISGRGVGMNVVNKLIEEFKGKIIIHSEEGKGSSFTLSFPQALAIIPSILVIMEEEVYAFPLSEVSETIKVNLDQITTLEGHEIINLRGEVLPIYRLNRILGLADKQEMVEVPVVIVNYKTRKLGFMVDDLIGKHETVIKSLGKNFQDVQGLTGATIMGDGTIILVLDIPGLVEIAADKVDWTDKLVSGEMMKRSSTIRSLEMSDSEYIFKSNHPTNRYNAKLIELRAKDKSRIKKEKHKIEKHIIVPKEEVFTEEPVTNQKITTEVTKKETTVNGHNEDHSSVNETITSTLVLDHKTDEIHRLADVAKIENVKLTEREQAAEIIKGFVEQKEERLNQVASLSNEAINEIMSSKDIKKLENIVNTGMMNAGVVLSQLVGKEVELFIPEIKLTDRDGLAKEFRYSMDQFFGMKIRMTGDLNGNLLMMFSEENGSEIARELLGSEEAKYADGSNHKLSDDMMSVLSEISNIVCSSVMNSLSNKLKKEILPSVPEMITGSFMEVVDIVKPERTKFLSMHTEFNHQGSNLIGVLVFLPDFDELVELIHRS; this comes from the coding sequence TTGGCTGGAATTTTAGGTGAATACACAGAAGTTTTCCTGGAAGAGTCCGAGGACCAAATTGAAGAACTCAATTCCAATTTGGTAAAACTAGAGAAGGACCACGAAAATCCCGAAATCATCAACGATATCTTTCGTGCAGCTCATTCCTTAAAAAGTTCATCGGCTTTTGTTGGATTGTATAATTTATCCGACCTCGCTCACACGATGGAAAACCTTCTCCAAAAAATTAGAGAAGGTAGTTTAGAAATTAATGTTAAACTCGTAAATTTACTTTTTGAATGTTTTGATTTGATCAAACAAGTGATAGAAGGTGTTGCTAACGGTATCAAAGTGGAGACCCCTTTCACTGACATGATCCAAAAACTCCAAGATTATGAAGTATCTGTATCTGTATCTGGTGGTGGAAGTACCTCTAAATCGGCAGTCGCAACTTCTGGAACCAAACAAGGACAAGTTGGAAACCAAACATCTATTGGGAATCTGACCGAAGACGAAATTTCTGAAATCAGAACTGCACTGAAAGAAGAAGACGGCCAATCTGCATTTACTGTTGACCTTCGTTTAAAAAATGAAACTCCGATGCAAAACCTTCGGTTACTACTGATTTTACAGTCAGTCAAACAGTCAGGTGTTATTGTTCGGTGTAATCCATCCGAAGAAGCTTTGGATAATGGACAAGGTAGTTTTGCACTTTCATTTATTACTGTTACTAAATATTCAAAAGACGAACTATATACACAATGTAACATTGATATGGTGGATACTCTTACGGTAATGGAACTCCAAATCCCTCAAACGGAAATGGAAGCACTGGAAAAACGAGTCGATGTAACACCCACAGTAAACAATCCAGTAAGTTCGATTTCGAATGATACGGAAGAAAGGGTGGTGGTGAAAGGTTCTGCCAATTTTGAAAAGGCCGTAACCGATTCAAAAGTTGTGATGCGCACCATCAAGGTATCCTCTGATAAACTCGACCAACTCATGAACAATGTGGGTGAGCTTGTGATCACAAACTCTGGATTCCAAAAAATCTATGATGATTTGGTATCACAGTTCGGGGAAGATTCTTTATTCAATGAACTAAAGGGTAAAATCGACCAAATCAATCGTATTTCCAAAGACCTACAAACAGGAATCATGAACATTCGAATGGTTCCGATTGGATCTGTGTTCAATCGTTTCACTAGGCTGATCCGTGATTTGTCATTGGAAACTGGCAAACAAGTGAATTTGGTTTTACGTGGTGAAAATACAGAACTTGATAAAAAAGTCATCGATGCGATTGGAGAACCACTCATCCATCTCATCCGAAACTCAGTTGACCATGGAATTGAATCTCCGGAAGAGCGAAAACTTGCTAGTAAATCGGAAGAAGGAACTGTCGAACTCAATGCTTACCAAGGTGGCTCCAATATCCTTGTGGAAATTCGGGATGATGGTAAGGGCCTTAATAAAAATAAAATCCTAAAAAAAGCCATCGAACGTGGGTTAGTTACCGAAGCCGATTCCCAAAACTTATCAGAATCTGACATCTTTCAGTTTATTTTTGCTCCAGGTTTTTCTACAGCGGATAAAATTTCCGATATTTCAGGCCGTGGAGTTGGAATGAATGTGGTGAACAAACTCATTGAAGAGTTTAAAGGAAAAATCATCATTCATTCAGAAGAAGGAAAAGGATCTTCTTTTACTTTGTCTTTCCCACAAGCCCTTGCGATCATTCCATCCATCCTTGTGATCATGGAAGAAGAAGTGTATGCTTTCCCATTATCAGAAGTATCTGAAACGATCAAAGTGAACCTCGACCAAATCACAACTCTAGAAGGGCATGAGATCATCAACCTAAGAGGAGAAGTTCTTCCTATTTACCGACTCAATCGTATTTTGGGTCTTGCCGACAAACAAGAAATGGTGGAAGTTCCTGTCGTGATTGTGAACTACAAAACAAGGAAACTTGGTTTTATGGTCGATGATCTCATAGGAAAACATGAAACGGTGATCAAGTCACTTGGGAAAAATTTCCAAGACGTTCAAGGGTTAACTGGTGCCACCATCATGGGAGATGGAACCATCATTTTGGTCTTAGACATTCCTGGGCTAGTTGAGATTGCTGCTGATAAAGTAGATTGGACGGATAAACTTGTATCTGGTGAGATGATGAAACGTTCATCCACAATTCGTTCGCTTGAAATGTCTGATTCTGAATACATATTCAAATCAAACCACCCTACAAATCGTTATAATGCGAAACTCATTGAGTTACGGGCAAAAGACAAATCGCGAATCAAAAAAGAAAAACATAAAATCGAAAAACACATCATTGTTCCAAAAGAAGAAGTGTTTACTGAAGAACCTGTGACTAACCAAAAAATCACAACAGAAGTAACTAAAAAAGAAACTACTGTGAATGGGCACAATGAAGATCATTCTTCCGTAAACGAAACCATTACTTCAACACTTGTTTTGGATCATAAAACTGACGAGATCCATAGGCTTGCTGACGTTGCAAAAATAGAAAATGTAAAACTAACGGAAAGAGAACAAGCTGCAGAAATCATTAAAGGCTTTGTCGAACAAAAAGAAGAACGACTCAATCAAGTTGCTTCACTGAGTAATGAAGCTATCAATGAGATCATGTCTTCCAAAGACATAAAAAAATTGGAAAACATTGTCAACACTGGAATGATGAATGCTGGTGTTGTGTTGTCTCAGTTGGTAGGTAAAGAAGTAGAGTTATTCATTCCCGAAATTAAACTTACGGACCGAGATGGTTTGGCGAAAGAATTCCGTTATTCCATGGACCAATTTTTTGGAATGAAAATCCGAATGACTGGTGATCTAAACGGAAATTTACTCATGATGTTTTCGGAAGAAAATGGCTCCGAAATTGCGAGAGAACTTCTTGGTTCTGAAGAAGCAAAGTATGCAGATGGTAGCAATCATAAATTATCGGATGATATGATGTCTGTATTATCTGAAATTTCCAATATTGTTTGTTCGAGTGTTATGAACTCTCTTTCCAACAAATTGAAGAAAGAAATTTTACCTTCTGTTCCTGAAATGATCACTGGCAGTTTTATGGAAGTAGTGGACATTGTAAAACCAGAAAGAACAAAGTTTTTGTCCATGCATACTGAGTTTAACCACCAAGGTAGTAACCTAATTGGTGTTTTAGTATTCTTACCTGATTTTGACGAGTTAGTTGAGTTAATTCATAGATCATGA
- a CDS encoding chemotaxis protein CheW: MDQEKLLTSLAEKTKMEQESDLGDLEQFLTFTIEKEFFGIRLLLVHEILKPVLITRIPNVEDYILGVINLRGEIIPIVDLKKRFHNTDSDIYPISRIVVVMLEEKRIGVLVDEVKQVVKIQKDFISYTTDDLSLNYSKMVESVSRYEDHLILNLDLEQIVNFVSTTK; encoded by the coding sequence ATGGACCAAGAAAAACTCCTCACATCCCTTGCGGAAAAAACCAAAATGGAACAAGAGTCTGATTTAGGAGACCTTGAACAATTTCTTACCTTTACGATCGAAAAGGAATTTTTTGGGATCCGTTTGCTACTGGTTCATGAAATTTTAAAACCTGTTCTAATCACTCGTATTCCTAATGTAGAAGATTATATTTTAGGAGTGATCAACTTAAGAGGGGAAATTATCCCAATTGTTGATTTGAAAAAAAGATTCCATAATACTGATTCTGACATTTATCCTATTTCGCGTATCGTAGTTGTTATGTTAGAGGAAAAACGAATTGGGGTTTTAGTGGATGAAGTCAAACAAGTTGTAAAAATCCAAAAGGATTTTATCAGTTATACAACTGATGACTTGTCGTTAAACTATAGTAAGATGGTTGAATCTGTATCACGTTACGAAGACCATTTGATTTTGAATTTGGATTTGGAACAAATTGTAAATTTTGTTTCTACCACAAAGTAA
- a CDS encoding 5-formyltetrahydrofolate cyclo-ligase produces the protein MNSISKQDARKILKTNIPKLSDREELESAILKRLFPLLQGNSKIITYVPDLQWEVDVLPIIESSPLPKPTSFIESRHSAKWYFPKVVQDKGLCFLRPFSFEKGPYGIFEPIGDEEISVEEADLILVPGLGYHENGFRLGRGGGYYDRILHKESVQKKTIGFSFSKFFPVPFQVEEHDVKVGKMITEFQIHSFFD, from the coding sequence TTGAATTCGATTTCCAAACAAGACGCAAGGAAGATCCTCAAAACCAATATCCCAAAACTGAGTGACCGAGAAGAGTTAGAATCAGCGATTCTCAAAAGACTATTCCCTTTATTACAGGGAAACTCCAAAATCATCACTTATGTTCCTGACTTGCAATGGGAAGTGGATGTACTGCCTATCATCGAATCATCTCCCTTACCAAAACCCACAAGTTTTATTGAATCCAGGCATTCTGCGAAGTGGTACTTTCCAAAAGTGGTCCAAGACAAAGGATTATGTTTCCTTCGTCCGTTCTCTTTTGAAAAAGGCCCGTATGGAATCTTTGAACCGATAGGAGATGAGGAGATTTCCGTAGAGGAAGCGGATTTGATCCTGGTTCCAGGTCTTGGTTACCATGAAAATGGATTTCGCCTTGGAAGAGGTGGTGGGTATTATGACCGCATTTTGCACAAAGAATCGGTGCAAAAGAAAACAATTGGGTTTAGTTTTTCTAAATTTTTTCCCGTCCCATTCCAAGTAGAAGAACACGATGTTAAAGTCGGAAAAATGATTACGGAATTTCAGATTCATTCTTTTTTCGATTGA
- a CDS encoding cell division protein ZapA: MADSAQNSHKITKQIFGETYTIVGEASSGYISEVADYVETRLLELGKVLPNASKTKIAVLCALNLADELFQMRDVTAKVNENPELEERTKKIISLLEEGIIGDHF, translated from the coding sequence ATGGCAGACTCTGCCCAAAACTCTCATAAAATCACCAAACAAATATTTGGTGAAACTTATACAATCGTAGGAGAAGCATCTTCAGGATATATTTCTGAAGTTGCTGACTACGTGGAAACACGCCTTTTGGAATTGGGGAAAGTTTTACCCAATGCATCCAAAACCAAAATTGCCGTACTTTGTGCACTGAATTTAGCCGACGAGTTATTCCAAATGCGGGATGTCACTGCCAAAGTGAATGAAAATCCAGAATTGGAAGAACGTACGAAAAAAATTATCTCTTTATTGGAAGAGGGAATCATTGGGGACCATTTTTGA
- the rplT gene encoding 50S ribosomal protein L20: MPRAVNGTIHKNRRKKLLAKAKGFRGGRSKLFRTAKSAVMKAGQWAYRDRRKKKSEFRKLWITRINAAVRENGMSYSKFIHALKTQGINLDRKTLADLAYNHKEVFNAIVEKTKVAK; this comes from the coding sequence ATGCCACGCGCAGTCAACGGAACCATTCATAAGAATCGTAGAAAGAAATTACTTGCGAAAGCAAAAGGTTTTAGAGGTGGACGTTCTAAACTTTTCAGAACAGCAAAATCAGCTGTGATGAAAGCGGGTCAATGGGCATACCGTGACCGTAGAAAGAAAAAGTCCGAATTTCGTAAACTTTGGATTACGCGCATTAATGCTGCAGTGAGAGAAAATGGAATGTCTTATTCAAAATTCATCCATGCCCTCAAAACACAAGGCATCAACTTAGACCGTAAGACATTGGCTGATCTTGCTTACAACCACAAAGAAGTATTCAACGCCATCGTAGAAAAAACCAAAGTCGCTAAGTAA
- the rpmI gene encoding 50S ribosomal protein L35, with translation MYKLKTNRAAAKRFKFTKSGKIKRGCAFRRHILEKKSPKMKHQSRGMHLIHETDYNRVEKLLPYGG, from the coding sequence ATGTATAAGCTGAAGACAAATAGGGCAGCAGCCAAACGTTTTAAGTTTACCAAATCTGGTAAAATCAAACGTGGTTGTGCGTTCCGAAGACATATCTTAGAGAAAAAATCTCCTAAGATGAAACACCAAAGCCGTGGAATGCACCTCATCCATGAAACCGACTATAACCGTGTAGAAAAACTTCTACCTTACGGGGGTTAA
- the infC gene encoding translation initiation factor IF-3, which translates to MQKRPNPRGNPNQDKFAHIRINEQITNVASIRLVSDEGSDIVTLEEALRRAKEANLDLVEVSGDQDVHVCKLIDFGKYKFELLKKTKEAKKKQHVVTVKEIKIRPRIDNHDFEIKKRHALEFLQKGDKVKVTLRFRGREMVHSEIGMNIVNRFVEDLKEHASPEKMPVHDGKTIVVVMNPLSEKPKG; encoded by the coding sequence ATGCAGAAACGGCCCAACCCTAGAGGGAACCCAAACCAAGATAAATTCGCCCACATCAGAATTAACGAACAAATTACCAATGTAGCATCGATTCGGCTCGTCAGTGACGAAGGATCTGATATCGTTACTCTGGAAGAAGCGCTCAGAAGAGCAAAAGAAGCTAACCTTGATTTGGTGGAAGTCTCGGGAGACCAGGATGTTCACGTCTGTAAGCTGATCGATTTTGGAAAATACAAATTCGAACTTCTTAAAAAAACGAAAGAAGCGAAAAAGAAACAACACGTAGTCACGGTAAAAGAAATCAAAATCCGCCCGCGGATTGATAACCATGACTTCGAGATTAAGAAGCGTCATGCTTTAGAATTCTTGCAAAAGGGTGATAAAGTAAAAGTGACACTTCGATTCCGAGGCAGAGAGATGGTTCACTCTGAAATTGGAATGAATATTGTTAACCGGTTTGTCGAGGACCTAAAAGAGCATGCCTCTCCCGAAAAAATGCCGGTACACGACGGAAAGACGATAGTTGTCGTGATGAACCCACTTAGTGAAAAACCTAAAGGATAA
- the thrS gene encoding threonine--tRNA ligase, with amino-acid sequence MAALTITLPDGSSKELESGKSFSDFVQNQLPFLKEKALAVVLSDGRTVDLSFVPTENTSVKFLTFDDKDGKEVFHHSSAHLLGMAVQRLWPHARLTVGPVIENGPGFFFYDIDFGETIITVDDLPKIEVEMGKIVKEDLTVKRWELSKEEAIEKFRKENEPYKVELIQGFEAASVSLYGQGEWYDLCRGPHVARTGQLKAFKLTAISGAYWKGDSKNKQLTRIYGVSFPTKKQLDEYIFLIEEAKKRDHRKLGKELDLFSFQDEAPGFPFWHPKGTVLWNTLASYIREECFRRGYQEIKTPAILNSSLWKKSGHWDNFKENMYFTDIDESEFAVKPMNCPGCCLIYKYHMHSYRELPLRFMELGNVHRHEMSGVLHGLFRVRAFTQDDAHIYAPLEKVESEVEDIIDFTFDVYKKFGFTEFKTFIATRPEKSQGSDEDWNLATQALHDALKKKGIEYGIKEGDGAFYGPKIEFNIKDSLGRLWQCGTVQIDFSMPNRFELDFTASDGKKHAPVMIHRAIYGSLERFIGILIEHYEGKFPLWLNPIQIRVLTVAETHSDYAKEVYQDLVMHGFRVELDVRNEKIGSKIRDSIIKRCSYTLILGDKEKEAGSISFRRMGEEKTETVSRDGFLSLLKGELN; translated from the coding sequence ATGGCAGCACTTACGATTACATTACCCGATGGAAGTTCCAAAGAACTCGAATCCGGAAAGTCATTTTCTGATTTTGTCCAAAACCAACTGCCTTTCTTAAAAGAGAAAGCTCTTGCCGTTGTCTTGTCCGATGGACGGACTGTTGATTTATCCTTTGTTCCTACCGAAAATACGAGTGTCAAATTTCTAACCTTTGATGACAAAGATGGAAAAGAAGTTTTCCACCATTCCTCTGCCCACTTACTTGGGATGGCTGTCCAAAGGTTATGGCCTCATGCAAGACTCACTGTGGGTCCTGTCATCGAGAATGGTCCAGGGTTTTTCTTTTACGACATCGATTTTGGTGAAACCATCATCACGGTGGATGACCTACCCAAAATCGAAGTGGAGATGGGAAAAATTGTTAAGGAAGACCTCACTGTCAAACGATGGGAACTTTCCAAAGAAGAAGCCATCGAAAAATTTAGGAAAGAAAATGAACCTTACAAGGTAGAACTCATCCAAGGATTTGAAGCCGCCTCTGTTTCGTTATACGGTCAAGGGGAATGGTATGACTTATGCCGTGGACCACATGTGGCTCGTACTGGCCAACTGAAAGCCTTCAAACTCACTGCCATTTCTGGTGCGTATTGGAAGGGAGATTCCAAAAACAAACAACTCACTCGTATTTACGGTGTGTCATTCCCCACCAAAAAACAGTTAGATGAATATATCTTTCTCATTGAAGAAGCCAAAAAAAGAGACCATAGAAAACTGGGAAAAGAGCTCGACCTCTTTAGTTTCCAAGACGAAGCTCCTGGGTTTCCTTTTTGGCATCCAAAAGGAACCGTTCTTTGGAACACCCTTGCATCGTATATCCGTGAAGAATGTTTTAGACGTGGGTACCAAGAAATCAAAACCCCTGCGATCTTAAATTCATCTCTTTGGAAAAAATCAGGCCACTGGGATAATTTTAAGGAAAACATGTATTTCACAGACATCGATGAAAGTGAGTTCGCCGTTAAACCGATGAACTGTCCTGGGTGTTGTTTGATTTACAAATACCATATGCATTCCTATCGGGAATTACCACTTCGATTTATGGAACTAGGGAATGTGCACCGACATGAAATGTCAGGTGTTCTTCATGGACTTTTCCGTGTTCGTGCCTTTACACAAGACGATGCGCATATTTATGCGCCACTAGAAAAAGTAGAATCAGAAGTCGAAGACATCATTGATTTTACCTTTGATGTGTATAAAAAATTTGGGTTTACCGAATTCAAAACCTTCATTGCGACAAGACCAGAAAAGTCCCAAGGTAGTGATGAAGATTGGAACCTCGCCACACAAGCATTACATGATGCCTTGAAGAAAAAAGGAATCGAATACGGGATCAAAGAAGGAGACGGAGCATTCTACGGACCAAAGATAGAGTTCAATATCAAAGACTCACTTGGTAGGTTATGGCAATGTGGAACTGTTCAAATTGACTTCTCGATGCCAAATCGTTTTGAACTCGACTTTACTGCGTCTGATGGAAAAAAACATGCACCAGTCATGATCCATCGAGCCATTTATGGATCCCTCGAACGTTTTATTGGAATTCTCATCGAACACTACGAAGGAAAATTTCCACTTTGGCTAAATCCAATTCAAATTCGTGTCTTAACCGTGGCAGAAACTCATAGTGATTATGCGAAAGAAGTATATCAAGATTTAGTAATGCACGGATTTCGAGTCGAACTCGATGTACGGAATGAAAAAATCGGAAGTAAAATTAGGGATTCCATCATAAAACGGTGCAGTTATACGCTCATCCTTGGGGATAAAGAAAAAGAAGCTGGAAGTATTTCCTTTAGGCGAATGGGTGAAGAAAAAACAGAAACGGTTTCTCGTGATGGATTCCTCTCTCTCCTCAAAGGGGAACTGAACTAA